A region of the Nitrospinota bacterium genome:
CCGCTCCCCTGCGCCGCGCGGCGGGTTATGGCGGTTATCCGCGCCAGCAGTTCCTCGGGGTGGAACGGTTTGCCCAGGTAATCGTCGGCGCCGGCCTTGAACCCCTCCACCTTTTCGTTCCACGCATCGCGCGCGGTGAGGATGAGCACGGGGGTGCGGTTTTTTTTCCGCCGCCAGTTCGCCAGCACCTGAAGGCCGGGGCGGCGGGAAAGGCCGAGATCGAGAATCACCGCGTCGTACTGGAGCGAATCCCCCATCGCTTCTCCGTCTTCGCCGTTATCGGCAAGATCGGCCACAAAGCCGTTTTTGGCTAAAAATGCCTTGAGGCTTTGGGCGAGATGCGGGTCGTCTTCCACCAGCAGGAGGCGCACGTCAATCCTTCTCCTCTTCCATTTCCAGAAGCTCGCCGGTGGCGGCGTTGAACTTCAGTTCCCACACGATGCCGGCCGCATCGAGTATCTCGACATCATACACATACAGACCCCGCTTTTTGCGCAGGCCCGCCTCCAGCAGGCGGCCTGTCTTGAGTTTTTCGGCCTTTGCCACCACAATTTTCATTGGGAGGATCGCGCCCTGCTTCACCAGCGCCTTCGCCTCGGCGGGGCCATATTCTTCAGCCGCGGCCGCGGGAAACGGAACAAGCGCCAGCGCCAACGCCGCGATTGTCCCGCATAGCAGCCCGCGCATGTTCATGACGGTTGGCGCTCAGTCCTCGAATTTTCCGAAACCGGGGATGACGACGCCATGCTCGTCGTACGAACCTTTATCGGCGGCCGTGTGGCACTTGCCGCAAGCGGCAAAGCTTTTCACCAATTCGTTGCCGCGCACCATCCGCTCCGGCACCTCGCGGTGCTTCCGCACAAAGTATGCGGTTTTGCTGATCGCAAGCGGGGTATCGCCCCCCTTGATCGAGTTGAGTATCTTCGCCGAGGCCTTGTAGCTGGAGGTTTCGGCGCTGTTCGCCACGAGGTAGGCGGTGAGCGCCTTTTGGGTTTCCGCGTCCAGTTCGGCGTTATCGCCAAAATGGTTATCCAGCGTATCCATCATTTTTTTCCAGCTCCGCGCCGGCAAGA
Encoded here:
- a CDS encoding response regulator transcription factor, which codes for MRLLLVEDDPHLAQSLKAFLAKNGFVADLADNGEDGEAMGDSLQYDAVILDLGLSRRPGLQVLANWRRKKNRTPVLILTARDAWNEKVEGFKAGADDYLGKPFHPEELLARITAITRRAAQGSGAQLQGHGFTLDEERQAIAFDGGAGVPLTGVEFRLLRYFMLNEGTVLSKATLEERIYDDEASQESNVIEVYVRRLREKLGNKDLIKTRRGQGYVFGG
- a CDS encoding diheme cytochrome c, whose product is MIERKAGIMTVIMIIGGLAIAGAAIAGDDERGEHGRGGLFSRRLDVAPVNNELYAKECGSCHFAYQPGLLPARSWKKMMDTLDNHFGDNAELDAETQKALTAYLVANSAETSSYKASAKILNSIKGGDTPLAISKTAYFVRKHREVPERMVRGNELVKSFAACGKCHTAADKGSYDEHGVVIPGFGKFED
- a CDS encoding PepSY domain-containing protein, with product MNMRGLLCGTIAALALALVPFPAAAAEEYGPAEAKALVKQGAILPMKIVVAKAEKLKTGRLLEAGLRKKRGLYVYDVEILDAAGIVWELKFNAATGELLEMEEEKD